A window from Thermoanaerobaculales bacterium encodes these proteins:
- a CDS encoding CoA pyrophosphatase, translating into MLTVGDVRAAMAGFGPQLLPRQPDMKKAAVAAVLRDGSDGAELLFIHRAEHPHDPWSGHMAFPGGRMSGGDRDELAAAIRETREELGLDLAAEGEAIGRLSDVAAVSKGRPLSLVIVPFVFTIRGEPRLVLNHEVADFVWVPLAFLADHGNRSTVEWRLGGMTIPLPCYRFRDKLIWGLTFGMVDELLSILAS; encoded by the coding sequence ATGCTCACGGTCGGGGACGTCCGCGCGGCGATGGCCGGTTTCGGGCCGCAGCTGCTTCCCCGCCAGCCCGACATGAAGAAGGCGGCGGTGGCGGCGGTGCTGCGCGACGGCAGCGACGGCGCCGAGCTGCTGTTCATCCACCGCGCCGAGCACCCGCACGACCCGTGGTCGGGCCACATGGCCTTCCCGGGCGGCCGCATGAGCGGCGGCGACCGCGATGAGCTGGCGGCGGCGATCCGGGAGACTCGCGAGGAGCTCGGGCTGGACCTCGCCGCCGAGGGCGAGGCGATCGGCCGGCTGTCAGACGTGGCGGCGGTCAGCAAGGGTCGGCCGCTGTCGCTGGTGATCGTGCCCTTCGTGTTCACGATCCGCGGGGAGCCGCGACTGGTGCTCAACCACGAGGTCGCGGACTTCGTGTGGGTGCCGCTCGCCTTCCTCGCGGACCACGGCAACCGCTCGACCGTGGAGTGGCGGCTCGGCGGCATGACCATCCCCCTGCCCTGCTACCGCTTTCGGGACAAGCTCATCTGGGGGCTCACCTTCGGCATGGTCGACGAGCTGCTGTCGATCCTCGCGTCCTGA